The genomic stretch GGTGACCTGGTTTATGATCAGGAGGTTCTGGTCTTTGAGGTTACGGACGGCATCCCAGGCTTCGGGGGTTACATAGATCTGCTGGGTGACATTGTATTCAAATTCCTGCCGGATGGTCTGGGTCAGGAGGGCCTGCATTTCCCGGGCGCTGAGGCCGGACTGGTTGACACGGCTGATCAGGTTGGGCAGGGCGATACGATCTGCCAGCAGGATAAGGCGTTCATAGGACTGCAATTGCAGCTGACGGGTGGCCAGGGCTTCGGCGGATTGCTTGCTTTTTTTGTTGGCGGCCTGCGCAAGGGCTGCCTTTGCCTCGCGGCGTTGTTTCCAGAACATTAAAGCAAGGGTTCCTCCCAGTGCGAAAGCAATGCACAAAGCCACTGTCATTTGGATGGAGGTTAGCATCAAGGTTGATTTAGGTGGACAAATGTAGTGATTTAGCTGAGATAGGAAAGCCCCGGCTGGTTGACAACACAAAAATCAGTAATCTGTATATTTGTGGAATGGAAATGACGAGCACTGCGCCGGTACAGTTTACTGATGGCGCCATAGTAGAGATCAGGCGGCTGATGGCCGAGCCTGGATTTGACAGCAGCAATTACCTGCGGGTAGGGGTCAAGGGCGGCGGCTGTTCAGGTTTCAGCTACCTGCTGGGCTTTGACGCCAGCACGGAGCAGGATGAATTTTTTGAGTACAAGGGCTTTACCTATATCATGAACCGTTCCCATGGCATGTACCTGATGGGGATGGAAGTAGATTGGGAGAACGGGCTCAATGCCCGGGGCTTTGTGTTCAACAACCCCAATGCCAGCAAGACCTGCGGCTGCGGCAGCTCCTTTGCC from Candidatus Pseudobacter hemicellulosilyticus encodes the following:
- a CDS encoding iron-sulfur cluster assembly accessory protein, whose product is MEMTSTAPVQFTDGAIVEIRRLMAEPGFDSSNYLRVGVKGGGCSGFSYLLGFDASTEQDEFFEYKGFTYIMNRSHGMYLMGMEVDWENGLNARGFVFNNPNASKTCGCGSSFAV